Part of the Oreochromis niloticus isolate F11D_XX unplaced genomic scaffold, O_niloticus_UMD_NMBU tig00001884_pilon, whole genome shotgun sequence genome, AAATAGCAAGTTGCTGCAAATGGCCGATCTCATAGCGAGAAAACTCGAGCGTGACGCCGATGGGCAGGAGGAACACGGACCCGTCACGGAGCTAGGATCGGACGTCAAACTGGTGTGCAGCTACCCGTCCGCGGTGAGCGTCGCTCACTTGGAGGAGACGTTGAGTATGTGGACAAATTTCTGGCGGAGCGCACTATCCGGCTTCAGTCAGTTCAGCAGAAGACATAACACGATACAGTACAATAACAGAGACACTGTTCGGGAGTTGGAGTCCGGGTCTCCGTTCACACTTTCCACTCGATGCTGGTGACACTTTTGAACACGTCCGGCTTAGTGTTTGCGGACAGCTTGTCCGGGCGAAAACCCGACTCTTCGCTCACGGTGAACGACGTTATGCTCACGCGGGACTCGCTCCATCCCGTAGCGTATGGGCTATTGTTAGCCAACAAACTGGGACTGAGGCCTTCCGATGTGAGATGCGAACATCACGTTAGCTCACTCGAGAACCAGGACTTGTTTACATCACCAGGCACCTACGCTGCATCCCCTGAGACGGATGCGATGACAGCTGGGTTCGCTCGTCCACGGGATCATCGCGGGGGACAGGCGAGACAAGAGAGGGATCTCGGGAAACATCTACACCGAGATCGATCCGGTGAACGGAAGGGCAACTTCCACGAGATGGCTCGTCCTGAGTGACGCGTACCTCGCACTGCTCGTCGAGTTGGTTCACATCGCACGCAGGATCGTCCGCTGTGTCAGCGGCCGAGGCCGAAGGCGTCTCCGGTCGTGCCATGTCGCTGGAGGCGAGCGAGACCTCAGATGCGTCAATCCTTGTCGTGTTACGTGTTTTGTATCTGtgtacatttctgtttttaacattAAACTTTGGCGTAACACCATGTCGTCTGTGTTGCTTCTTTCCATGTATCGGTGTGTCACGGCAAAGGGGTTTGGGCTTTTTGCAGACAGCGACACTGTCCGTGTCTTGCGAAGCGAGAGTACGCTTTCGCTTGAGGGTTTCAGTTGGAGACGAGTGCGGCGAGCCTTTGAGCGTCTGCTGTCGCGGGGAAGGTTCGTCGTCGCGATGGGTTTGCGCCGTTTGCTCCCGCACGCACGAGTCAACCAGTAGCGCAGTGTCGGGATCCAGCGTCATGTTCGCCAGCGCTCTGTCATCAATCGCGATGGCGATGCATTGCTGTTTGCCAAATAGCTGAACTACCCCTCTTATCATCCACAGAGGTTCTAGGCTAAGTTCCTTTAGCTCTGATAGAGGAATCCGTAGCCATAAGGTTCGCTGGTTAGATTCCGCGATCGTGCATATAGCGGTTTCCAGCGACACGCCATTATCGCGTAAGGTTTGGATGAACATGTTTATCTGATGAACGGGGGAGATTTTAGTCCCGCGCAGCGTTTGTGTTTCTCGGTGGGCTTGTATTGAACGAAGGCATATTCTCCGTTTATCGGCGTCACTCCTATCAAATAGTCCAAGGTGACCACGTCGTCCTCCATCGCCTCGAGGAATCTATCCGTTTGTGTATCGTCGCTCGTACGCGACTCGGATGGGGTTATCCGGCCGGTGCCTCGGGCCGGTTTGTAGGTGTAGGACAGCATGTTCAGGACGTCAATTCTTTCACCAAGTATTGGAACGTAGCGTCCAACGCGGACGAGAAGTCTTGATCCGATAGAAAGTGCGGAAGGTTAACTCGCCGAGGCTTTGTCCGATCTCACACATGCCTCTCGCATCTCGGGGTCTGTAATAGGGTCCCTCCAACCCGAAGCGTGATCCACGACCCATCTGGGTTTATTGTCGCGATCCACCACTTGCCACGCCGTAACGCTATTCCCCTGGATGCAATTTCAAAAGCGCGTGCTTCCAAAACACGGTAATGTCAAAAGACACCTGACAGCAAGGGCACAGCAACGCACACCCGGCGTGTGGCTCCTCGTCGACAGCCCCCGCCTCGTCCAATACGTCTAGGGGAATGGTGAACGCGGCCGCTCGACGGAACCGGTGTCAGGGTCCGGGGCCTCGTGCGCCGCAACGCTCTCGGGTATCATCTTCAGATAACCAAACACATTCCCCGTCGACAAGTACAGAAATGCCAGTCCCCCGTAAGCGCGTCGCATCGAGACGCAGACCCCAGTTGGTCTTGTGCGTCGCGACCTTCCTGTCTCTGAAGTTCGTGTATGTAGTCTTCTATCGCGGTCAGGCGTTTGACACAGTTCTCGACAACGTCTCGCAATTCGGCTACTTGCGATTTTATCTCGGTCTTCGCTCTAGTCACAGCGTCCGATCTGCCAGCCGAAACCAGTGCCGCTTCAAAGTGTCGATTGATCATGCCCACACTTTTAGCACAGCCTCAGAAGCGACACACTGCGGGGAGTTTGTCGAGTTGCATTGTTCGGCCATGGGAAGCGATGTTCAGTGTTAGCATAGCCTATATACACACATTAAACCTTGCGGGCCCTCAACCGTAAGATGGCTCTTCACAGGTCCGTTTCGTTGTAGGGTCGTGTCACTTTCGACAGTCTAGCGTTTCTTATCGCCCTGATCAAAGTTTGCGACGTGTAGCCCAACTCACGGAAGTCCACGTCCTGCAGAGACGGGAATCCCTCGGGCGCGCGTCTGCCGGGGTTTCGTTCGATACCGACAGCGACCGTGGCGATCAATTCCACTCTCGCTGTGACTTTGCCTTCGAGCCTGAGGTAGGCTTCATGCGACGTTAACAGCTTGGCGTGCAGTGGACTAGGGTTGTCGAGTAGCCAGGGTACAATGTGGATGAATTCTGGGTTTTTTAAGTGATAATTGGTCAGGACCTTGTCCTGGAAAGAGGACAGTTTACTCCGATGGTGCTTGACGAAGGCGCCCttgaccgaggccctgtactcGCTCCAGTGTCTCGGGTGGCTGCGGTCCGTCACGTTGATGAAATGCAATTCCGTGAGGTACACCAAACAGAGTTTCTCTTTAGCGGTCAGCATTCCGCGCCGCTCTTGGGTTAGCTCGCAGCACAGCCTGTTGAGATGCACGTGTATCTCGAGCAGTTTGGCCACTGTGTCCAACGCGTGGGGCAGTTCCTCAGTCACATCTTTGACTTTCTGCGAATTGATAGACATGGAGGAAAACAGCTGATGTCTGGTTTTCTCGCCGGCCACGTTGacggaagagaagaagaaaggcgTGTGGAAATGGGTCTTTGCGTTTTTCATGCGTATCACCACCGTGAGCGGGTTGGCTACGCCGTATATGTAGCAAGTCAGGTTCTCGTTGCTGACCGTGAAGGGTTTGGTCGACGTGACGCACGTTCCTAGCATCAGCGAAACGGTATCGAAAACGCCTCGGAAATAGGACTGGAGTAGATACTTTGCGTTAGACGTATAGTTGGCGCTTCGGCTCGGATTCGACGAAACTCTATCCTGGTGTTTTTGTACCCGTGTTGAGAAGACAATCTCTTCTTGTCCGAGACAAAGCGCAACCTGCTGAGCCTCCTGGTCTTCGTGGTGTTAGACTGCAATTGGCCGTATCGTCTATGCCTCTCGGAGAACACCGTCGCGTTGAACTTTTGATTGCCCACGGTGTTGACGTGTAACACGTGCAGAAGTACCCCGTTTGCCAATTGTACTACGCAGCTCCCCGTTGTTCTCAGAGTGACATTGGCGCATTCGTTTAGACGCTCGCCGGCAGAGACGTTTTGCCATTCACAGTGTTCCTCGAGAGTCGCCGCCAGAGCGTTCGGACTGGGCTCTGTACGGCTCAGGTTTGCGAAGCCAGCGGCAAAAGGCCTCGTTGCACTCGAAGTCCAAAAGCCACAGGGCCCCGAGCCAGCAGAGTCGCGATAGCCGGGATTCGAATAAGCTGTTGTTAAGCGTGCGTTGTCTGCTGCGCTTACGATGGTGCTCGGTCTGCCGAGGTGACACCGGACTTGTTGTCCATTGCGATACGTGTTCTCTGCGGTATCGGTCATGGCGCTTGGAGATGGGGTCGTGTCGCCCGTGTGCGAATAGAGCGGCGCGCAGTTCCACGGGGCACAGGGCGAAAGAGTTTTGCTGTGTGGTGAAGAATCGTTCGACGTTGTACAGCAAAAGCCGCCGTTTCCCCGAGTATACCAAGACCAAATGAGACCAAAGTAATTCCACCGCTACCTTTGTGTCCACCGAAACGTCGGGCGACCTAGCTACATCTCCCATTCTCGAGGCGGGGAAGCCGAAAGGTTGTCGATCAAATATTCCACCGCTCTGAGTTCGTACGCCAGCGTGGGGTTCGGTGGGCAACTGGCCACGCGTTGCAGGCGCGATAATAGCGCTCGAGCCACAGAGCCGGCTCGATCGTGACAGTCGGCCACGAAACACAGCCTACAGTAAAGCGGCAGCAACTTGTCGATGTACTTCACAACACACGGGCCCTTTGGCACTAGGGCGGAGAAGTGCCCGTGTCTAGCTTCTTGGAAAGGAAGGAACGATCGGGCTACAGGCGACCACAAGTATGGACCGTTTGTCAATTCCCTGTGCTTCACCAGACATTCTATTAAGGCTTCGTCGTACAGGCGAATTTCTCGCTCGGTCGCACGTTCCAGCTCGTCTACCAAGTATCTCAGAAAGCTGTCGTATTTCAGAATGCTCACGTGTCCCGCGGGCCGAAGTCGACCCGGGTCCGAGAAAGGTGCGCCCGAGCAGTTTTTCGTCGCTACGGCCATTAAAGCTTGCTACGGCAAATTGTCCGATTACGTGGAGCTCGAACGACCGACCGAACACGAGGCCAAGCGACCTAGGGTCGAAACTCTGCCCTCGAACGTACAGGCCAAGCGCGACGGGAGCACCGCTCTCGACGTGGAATACAGGCGTGTGTATTATGAACTAAGGACTAGAGCGCTCGGGGACATGCGAACGTTGGTGAGAGAATACGTAGAACGTATGAGCACACCCTCTGCCTCTTACGACTTCATGAACATATACGGCATATGTGCGTTCAATCCGCCCGTCGTGCTTAAACAGAACCCGTCCCAGAAGCCCGTGTGTAAGTTCACACGTGCTCAAGCGGGCCAACAGCAGCACGACCGGCTCGTCTCCATCACCGGGATACTCAATCCGCTCGTGGCGTTCAGAGTTCAACACGGGGAGTTGAGCCTGAGTCCTTGTCAGGAGGCCGATTACCACAGAGCCGTTGAGGAATACAGCAGAATAACCCCTCGCGCCAAGATGCGATTACCGAGGGTGTCTCACCCGAATCTGGGCAGTACACTGGGCAGCCTGGAGCAACAGTTTATCTTTACGACGCGAGAGGACCTGCACACTTTGGGCTGTGCGTATCGTAGGATTGTACTCATGGTAGAACTGTTGCATCTTAACACACTTCATTTTCTTCACGCttgagagagagatagagagagcgATGTGAATAAGCACACTCGTGTCCAAGAAGTACTGAGTTTATTACATTTAGGTGTACCACAGTCCCCTCAGCTACTCGTCCATCATCGCCCATGAGACGGTCGCTGTAAATCAAGTCCAGACTGCGTATAATCTAAttgcgcgtgcgtgtgtgtatgtgtgcgcacCACCTCTTGGATCTATATAAGCAGTTACGTTGTACGCTATCATTATTAATTCTTTGCGAATCACCTGGAACCTACACGTGTGATCAAACCATGGAAACTTTACTCTCCACCGATCCACAAACGTTGTACACAGAAGAATGCGCCGCTCTAGCACTTAATCTACCCGGTACTCTCGCAGACGACCCTGCGCCAGCACTGTGTGGAATCGAACGAGGACCACGTTGACGTTCGCTGCCTGCTATCCACGTTTGTTAGCTTCTACGAATGAGTTTGACAACGCCGCTCGCGACATGCTAACAACAGCCGGGGTATGGGGCGACTTCAGAGACGCCTGTAAAGCTGCAATAGCGTTGGTACACCCTGACAAATTTCCGGATAGCGACTCAACGGCGTGCCGTACGTATGTGTGCGAATGTTTTCCCGAGCGAGCTGAGCGCCACACGGTAGAGTGGCTTACCCGCGAGACGTGTCAGATGAAGGAGATGTACACGTTGTGTCGCACGTTCTACTTTGGAACAGAGAATGAGAAAATGCCCGCGCCCGCAAGATTGTCGATGCGAATTTTGTTCGCCCGTACACAAAGTCTCGGTTGTTGAAGCAACTCGTCCGCGCGATGATGGCATTGGCTCACATTCCCATGTCCTTCGGTCGTCTGAAGGGTATTTTCCTCAAAACCGCCGCGATGTGGTCCGAGTTCACTGCAAGATTAGAATCGTGTGCCAGTGTGACCCTGAAACTTTGCGGTAACGTGAAGCCGTATCTGAGGGTGAAACTCATGGCTTCGCTTCTTAGGGAGGTGTGGACGGCCGGTGGGATTACGCCGAACGAATTCCATCAGGACGATGAAAATCTACTGCTTTTGCAACCTGACCTGAGCTGTGACAATGTTTATTTTGCTCCAGACATAACTTTGGTGTGTAACCTGAAGAAACAATGTGTGGGAGTTGTACACAAGCAAAGCCACTCCGCTACCAAAGAAATGGAGACCGGATATTTCAACATGTTGGCGTACGCTGTCATGGAAGCGGCCAGGAGAACAAACGAGTGTAACGATTCCCCCACCGCTTCTTCGAGCAAAGCAACGTCGCAATCGGCATTCAGACTCAAGTATGTGAAAGTCGACGGCGTGCCCTCCGACAACGATGATGTGTCAGACTACATGGAAGTATGCACCTTGAGCGCTACACCGGCTAAAATGTACGGTTTAGCCATCTGGAACGAAAGGCTCTGGAACGAAACACGCCGAAGGCTCGAACATTCCGACTCGAGCGGCTATTGACAACGAACACTCGCAGCGGCCGCAATATCATGGACTGCAGTGACATAAGGATAGTGGGATATTGCAACACACTGTATGTGACATGATGATTGTGTATGTcctgaataaaaaagagaaactcgATGGAACCTGTTCTGTTTCAATGTGTCTTTATTTATCACAAGCACAGTTCTCCGCACAtacaacaaaaaccaaaacatcaaATCAAAACACGACACTCCACTAGAACGAGTGtggggattttcttttttgcgCTCTCAGTCCCTGACCGAGAGCGAGAGTCCCCAATTGACAGTACTTATTCCAAAGATTTGGGATTGTATAAATCACTTTATTGTATTATCCGTGATCAATAATACATACAAGAATGattgggtaatgtagccaggtcggctgggtaatgtagccaggtcggctgggtaatgtagccaggtcggctggataatgtagccaggtcggccagctttgcgctgcaggtcggctggataatgtagccaggtcggccagctttgcgctgcaggtcggctgggtaatgtagccaggtcggctgggtaatgtagccaggtcggccagctttgcgtagtcaggtcggctgggtaatgtacccaggtcggctgggtaatgtagccaggtcggccagctttgcgctgcaggtcggctgggtagcTCAACCCCAGATACAGAGGTGACATAGTGTGTCTAGATCGGACACTGTACAAACTCAGTCGGGTACCTCTTAACTTGCTAAATAAAGCGGTCCTGAATAAAAAGAGAAACTCGATGGAACCTGTTGTGTTTCAATGTGTCTTTATTTATCACAAGCACAGTTCTCCGAACATacagcaaaaaccaaaacatcaaATCAAAACACGACACTCCACTAGAACGAGTGtggggattttcttttttgcgCTCTCAGTCCCCTGACCGAGAGCGAGAGTCCCCAATTGACAGTACTTATTCCAAAGATTTGGAATTGTATAAATCACTTTATTGTATTATGCGTGACTAGTAGTACATACAAGAAGTattgggtaatgtagccaggtcggctgggtaatgtagccaggtcggctgggtaatgtagccaggtcggctggataatgtagccaggtcggctgggtaatgtagccaggtcggctggataatgtagccaggtcggccagctttgcgctgcaggtcggctgggtaatgtagccaggtcggccagcttttcgctgcaggtcggctgggtaatgtagccaggtcggctgggtaatgtagccaggtcggctgggtaatgtagccaggtcggccagctttgcgtagccaggtcggctgggtaatgtaccCAGGTCGGctggtaatgtagccaggtcggccagctttgcgctgcaggtcggctgggtagcTCAACCCCAGATACAGAGGTGACATAGTGTGTCTAGATCGGACACTGTACAAAACTCAGTCGGGTACCTCTTAACTTGCTAAATAAAGCGGTcctgaataaaaaagagaaactcgATGGAACCTGTTGTGTTTCAATGTGTCTTTATTTATCACAAGCACAGTTCTCCGAACATacagcaaaaaccaaaacatcaaATCAAAACACGACACTCCACTAGAACGAGTGtggggattttcttttttgcgCTCTCAGTCCCCTGACCGAGAGCGAGAGTCCCCAATTGACAGTACTTATTCCAAAGATTTGGGATTGTATAAATAACTTTATTGTATTATGCGTGACTAGTAGTACATACAAGAAGTattgggtaatgtagccaggtcggctgggtaatgtagccaggtcggctgggtaatgtagccaggtcggctggataATGTAggcaggtcggctgggtaatgtagccaggtcggctggataatgtagccaggtcggccagctttgcgctgcaggtcggctgggtaatgtagccaggtcggccagcttttcgctgcaggtcggctgggtaatgtagccaggtcggctgggtaatgtagccaggtcggctgggtaatgtagccaggtcggccagctttgcgtagccaggtcggctgggtaatgtaccaggtcggctgggtaatgtagccaggtcggccagctttgcgctgcaggtcggctgggtagcTCAACCCCAGATACAGAGGTGACATAGTGTGTCTAGATCGGACACTGTACAAAACTCAGTCGGGTACCTCTTAACTTGCTAAATAAAGCGGTCCTGAATAAAAAGAGAAACTCGATGGAACCTGTTGTGTTTCAATGTGTCTTTATTTATCACAAGCACAGTTCTCCGAACATacagcaaaaaccaaaacatcaaATCAAAACACGACACTCCACTAGAACGAGTGtggggattttcttttttgcgCTCTCAGTCCCCTGACCGAGAGCGAGAGTCCCCAATTGACAGTACTTATTCCAAAGATTTGGGATTGTATAAATAACTTTATTGTATTATGCGTGACTAGTAGTACATACAAGAAGTattgggtaatgtagccaggtcggctgggtaatgtagccaggtcggctgggtaatgtagccaggtcggctggataatgtagccaggtcggctgggtaatgtagccaggtcggctggataatgtagccaggtcggccagctttgcgctgcaggtcggctgggtaatgtagccaggtcggccagcttttcgctgcaggtcggctgggtaatgtagccaggtcggctgggtaatgtagccaggtcggccagctttgcgtagccaggtcggctgggtaatgtacccaggtcggctgggtaatgtagccaggtcggccagctttgcgctgcaggtcggctgggtagcTCAACCCCAGATACAGAGGTGACATAGTGTGTCTAGATCGGACACTGTACAAAACTCAGTCGGGTACCTCTTAACTTGCTAAATAAAGCGGTCCTGAATAAAAAGAGAAACTCGATGGAACCTGTTGTGTTTCAATGTGTCTTTATTTATCACAAGCACAGTTCTCCGAACATacagcaaaaaccaaaacatcaaATCAAAACACGACACTCCACTAGAACGAGTGtggggattttcttttttgcgCTCTCAGTCCCCTGACCGAGAGCGAGAGTCCCCAATTGACAGTACTTATTCCAAAGATTTGGGATTGTATAAATAACTTTATTGTATTATGCGTGACTAGTAGTACATACAAGAATattgggtaatgtagccaggtcggctgggtaatgtagccaggtcggctgggtaatgtagccaggtcggctggataatgtagccaggtcggccagctttgcgctgcaggtcggctgggtaatgtagccaggtcggccagctttgcgctgcaggtcggctgggtaatgtagccaggtcggctgggtaatgtagccaggtcggctgggtaatgtagccaggtcggccagctttgcgttgcaggtcggctgggtaatgtagccaggtcggccagctttgtgctgcaggtcggctgggtaatgtagccaggtcggctgggtaatgtagccaggtcggccagctttgcgctgcaggtcggctgggtaatgtagccaggtcggccagctttgcactgcaggtcggctgggtagcTCAACCCCAGATACAGAGGTGACATAGTGTGTCTAGATCGGGACACTGTACAAAACTCAGTCGGGTAGCTCTTAACTTGCTAAATAAAGCGGTCCTGAAGTTGTACGAGTTATTCAGAGTCGGCATCGCTCTATCGCTTGAATAACCATCCACGTATATACATACACTGCCACCCCACGTACGATACCTTTATGGCTATGGAACAACTCAAGTCGTGGCAACATGACATTGCAGAGCGGTGCACTCACCTAACCGAACGTATTTTCGCCAGATACATGGATGAGTTCCCAGATACAACAGATATGATGGAAATACCAAACCATGTGCATCGCCTACGGGCTCTAGTCGAATACAGCATGGAGGATGAGGTCCGAGCCCAACTGTTGCTGTCAGTGGTTCATGAAATGAATACCTACTTGTACCAGGACTTGGTGGAACAGGGACCGCAGGGGAAGACAGGTACTGTACTTCTTTGCGTTGTCCAGTAACCATCATGTTTGACAAACGCctttttgcttttatacttATGTCTATTTCTCTGCAGAACGGACACTGACACAGTTGAAGTTAACCCACACAGCCGAGCGCATGATCGGCTCGACGCTGCCCGCGTTCAATCGTGCCGTCAGAGACCGCAGCTTCCTGGACAAGATCACGATTGTAGATGGAGCTTTGGACGTCATGGTGCAGGAAGTGCTGATCCTACCGGATGAATATTATAGCATATACAACATGAACAAAGGCACCCCTGGGAAAGTCCGTGCGCTCAGAAAACTATTTGGATGCCCAACGGTACCCAACGAGGCAAAGGCCAGCATCTCGCTGATTCTGGCTGTGTACAACTTACACATCTTTGGCATCTTCACCGATGACCCCTATAGCTTGTTGGAGATTGTAACTCCTCAAGCGGGGGCTTCGGCTGTGTAGACATGTGGTGTACCAGCATGAGTGTAAAACGTGGTGTTTGACTGTATTtgacaaataaaataacaacCATTGCACATTGCAgcacagtgtt contains:
- the LOC109200558 gene encoding uncharacterized protein LOC109200558, which translates into the protein MEQLKSWQHDIAERCTHLTERIFARYMDEFPDTTDMMEIPNHVHRLRALVEYSMEDEVRAQLLLSVVHEMNTYLYQDLVEQGPQGKTERTLTQLKLTHTAERMIGSTLPAFNRAVRDRSFLDKITIVDGALDVMVQEVLILPDEYYSIYNMNKGTPGKVRALRKLFGCPTVPNEAKASISLILAVYNLHIFGIFTDDPYSLLEIVTPQAGASAV